A region from the Corticium candelabrum chromosome 14, ooCorCand1.1, whole genome shotgun sequence genome encodes:
- the LOC134189878 gene encoding phospholipid-transporting ATPase IA-like, with product MCEMDDVLVSGVDCQEHDLKLMAVLDRLQAEGVMLNKEKCLAYNYVLIVVVVTLRRCHSTPASKKRLARNLENGVTFSQCLRNCTMLRTMHSTAKYSLVTFLPKFLFEQFQRYSNVFFLFISILQQIPGVSPTGRWNTLFPLFIVLFATALKEIVEDWKRHQADHQINDRCVRVWWNGTFLMLKWAQVKVGNIVKVVSGEFFPADLLLLSSSEPNAICYIETANLDGETNLKIRQGLAQTKYLTSTSDILSLQGSINCEHPNNKLYEFVGNIILKEQAAAPLGPSNLLLRGAQLKNTQWIYDYQMGYFVVHALNLHIVPEIVTDQFYQSTIDYVENIANLLVQSIYVDISYTLILLCKECFNMHNFPTDSSLSKCLSCPQGGDVMQSELLRPESKTKILNLVTE from the exons ATGTGTGAAATGGACGACGTTCTAGTTTCAGGAGTCGATTGCCAAGAACACGATCTAAAACTGATGGCGGTTTTGGATAGATTACAAGCTGAAGGAGTAATGCTAAACAAAGAAAAAT GTCTTGCATACAATTACGTTTTGatcgttgttgttgtcacaCTCCGtcgatgtcacagcacacctgCAAGCAAGAAGAGACTCGCTAGAAATCTCGAAAACGGGGTAACGTTTTCTCAATGTCTTAGAAACTGTACAATGCTTAGAACTATGCACAG cACTGCCAAGTATAGCCTTGTCACCTTCTTGCCAAAATTTCTTTTTGAGCAGTTTCAGCGATACTCtaatgttttctttctgttcATTTCGATTCTGCAG CAAATTCCAGGGGTATCTCCAACTGGTCGCTGGAATACTCTTTTTCCACTATTCATTGTGTTGTTCGCCACTGCTCTGAAGGAGATAGTAGAGGATTGG AAGCGACACCAAGCAGATCATCAAATCAATGATCGTTGTGTTCGAGTATGGTGGAATGGTACATTTCTAATGTTGAAATGGGCACAG GTAAAGGTTGGCAACATTGTGAAAGTTGTCAGTGGTGAATTCTTTCCTGCAGACTTGCTTCTTTTGTCATCGAG TGAACCGAATGCTATTTGCTACATTGAAACAGCTAACTTGGATGGTGAAACTAATCTGAAAATACGACAA GGTCttgcacaaacaaaatacTTGACATCAACAAGTGACATACTGTCTCTTCAG GGATCTATTAATTGTGAACATccaaataataaattatatgaaTTTGTTGGCAACATCATCTTGAAGGAACAGGC TGCTGCTCCACTTGGTCCTAGTAACTTGCTTCTAAGAGGTGCACAACTGAAGAACACTCAGTGGATTTATG ACTACCAGATGGGATATTTTGTAGTGCATGCTCTGAATCTACATATAGTACCAGAAATAGTAACTGATCAGTTTTATCAATCGACCATTGATTATGTGGAAAATATTGCTAATTTG CTGGTGCAGAGTATTTACGTTGACATTTCATATACCCTAATATTATTGTGTAAAGAATGCTTCAACATGCATAACTTTCCGACAGACTCCAGTCTCAGCAAGTGCCTCTCATGTCCCCAAGGTGGGGATGTCATGCAGTCTGAACTCCTTCGTCCTGAatccaaaacaaaaattttgaaCCTTGTTACAGAATGA